The following proteins are co-located in the Leptodactylus fuscus isolate aLepFus1 chromosome 8, aLepFus1.hap2, whole genome shotgun sequence genome:
- the FBRS gene encoding putative fibrosin-1 — protein MEAPPHIPRSRPGPRLPRRRSKAQRDRQRGPSPANSLSSSPEPVIWPRPQRKKKRRKRGDESAVLREEDLIDGFCISSYGSLEAMQRDVSMESAPLEEPYRKRPPGKRKRSDGASSEDPGASESLPDKSQKRHCSAVASLNPCTWASGPEHDTSQDCVRGGLDAGYICDAESSSEEQVPSDDLALSFTISTSTASPPLSGGRLKLTVLSQISGLGRSCEKSQEPEIEYLPPPQAPPPIAPLQDPPSASPKVEPVPVQPTPPPPSVVHGPSSSSRSSVPKPVPAPAASQRTTTPSISLPVHTAPSTLPSVLRPPSHHINLFAPTQALPPPPPLLQVPGHPSSAVLSEHNLIGQELGSRFLAAPGSTAEIGAAVRPTYQFHQHNHQHTHQHTHQHFTPYPHNFEKYPGKIESLYRQNPSSFFPPFSPVITALPPVLPPSVSFGSLQGAFQPKSTSSELASRCSVPPAITHKAPQMTEQFKPRRSGRWCAMHVRVAYMILRHQERMKSQLAHGNPHKPELRGDLLCLSSGLGPLSSTHDLARPPSLVTGAVSHTPAQFQVAPSAAAFLSQAGPSDPFLRAPGLSALASLTNGAFGGLGNPSFNSSAMFNQKDSPAPHGFPSPHDHWNRLHRTPPTFPVPPSQVCGKVGDMDPHVAHIKDEKDRDLLYSRLAPRVSPLTTTQRLPVSEERSSARTLSPYLAMRPGSSSDIKPRLTPDHPSKVKVKEEPELLSFEVGRSPLPGLHLPHPSPPFERLRGAFLGEQYPNALEAWRDVYRRADPPPLRLPPAPPQRLYEQREERAHILREDFERARIYGLPTHVAMQPAPPSMLGALYPHPVTGLLSKTPPINLLSAPPPLISTSRPGSPPRRDLYKDRDCR, from the exons ATGGAGGCCCCGCCACATATCCCCAGGAGCCGCCCCGGGCCCCGTCTCCCACGCAGGCGCTCAAAGGCCCAAAGAGACCGGCAGAGGGGCCCTTCACCTGCAAACTCCTTATCTTCAAGTCCAGAGCCAGTCATCTGGCCACGCCCACAGCGCAAGAAGAAAAGGCGGAAGCGGGGCGATGAAAGCGCTGTCCTACGGGAAGAAGATCTGATTGATGGCTTCTGTATAAGCAGCTATGGCAGCTTGGAGGCCATGCAG AGAGATGTCTCCATGGAATCTGCCCCACTGGAAGAACCCTACAGAAAGCGGCCCCCTGGAAAGAGAAAGAGGAGTGACGGCGCCAGCTCGGAGGACCCCGGAGCCAGTGAGAGCTTACCCGACAAGAGCCAG AAACGACACTGCTCTGCGGTTGCTTCTCTGAATCCTTGCACGTGGGCTTCGGGGCCAGAACATGACACAAGTCAG GATTGTGTGCGCGGTGGTCTTGATGCGGGATACATT tgcgATGCTGAGAGCAGCTCCGAGGAGCAG GTTCCCAGTGATGACCTGGCTTTGTCCTTCACGATTTCTACAAGTACAG CTTCGCCTCCCCTTTCTGGCGGTCGGCTAAAGTTGACAGTACTTTCCCAAATCTCTGGTTTGGGTCGAAGCTGCGAGAAGAGCCAAGAGCCAGAGATTGAGTATCTTCCACCCCCACAAGCTCCTCCACCCATTGCCCCATTGCAGGATCCCCCCAGTGCATCCCCCAAAGTGGAGCCTGTGCCAGTCCAGCCAACACCACCCCCTCCCAGTGTGGTGCACGGGCCTAGTAG TTCCAGCAGGAGCTCTGTCCCCAAACCAGTGCCTGCTCCGGCTGCATCTCAGAGGACGACCACCCCCTCTATTTCCCTTCCAGTGCACACTGCACCTTCCACCCTCCCCTCGGTGCTGCGTCCTCCTTCCCATCACATTAACCTGTTTGCCCCCACTCAGGCCCTCCCTCCTCCACCCCCACTTTTGCAGGTCCCTGGACACCCGTCGTCAGCGGTGTTATCTG AACATAATCTCATTGGACAAGAACTAGGATCTCGGTTCCTGGCCGCCCCGGGGAGCACAGCTGAGATTGGTGCTGCCGTCAGACCCACCTACCAGTTCCACCAGCACAACCATCAACATACTCACCAGCACACACACCAGCACTTCACCCCCTACCCCCACAAC TTTGAGAAATATCCGGGTAAAATAGAAAGTCTTTACAGACAGAATCCGAGCTCT ttttttcctCCTTTTTCTCCGGTTATTACTGCACTACCCCCAGTTCTACCTCCTAGCGTCTCCTTTGGATCTCTTCAGGGGGCATTTCAGCCCAAG AGCACAAGTTCTGAGCTGGCCTCACGATGCTCTGTGCCCCCCGCCATTACCCATAAGGCCCCTCAG ATGACTGAACAGTTTAAGCCCAGG AGGTCGGGGCGCTGGTGTGCAATGCACGTGCGGGTGGCCTATATGATCCTGCGCCATCAGGAGAGAATGAAG TCGCAGCTCGCTCATGGAAACCCTCACAAGCCTGAATTACGTGGTGACCTCCTGTGCTTAAGTTCAGGACTGGGCCCTCTGTCCTCCACACATGACCTTGCTCGACCCCCGTCCCTGGTGACTG GTGCCGTATCTCACACCCCTGCACAATTCCAGGTTGCTCCTTCAGCCGCCGCGTTTCTTTCGCAGGCTGGACCTTCTG ATCCTTTCTTAAGGGCGCCTGGATTGTCCGCTCTGGCCTCTCTGACTAATGGTGCTTTTGGTGGTCTGGGAAACCCGTCTTTCA aTTCCTCTGCAATGTTTAACCAGAAGGACTCCCCGGCCCCCCACGGCTTCCCTAGCCCTCACGATCATTGGAATCGGCTGCATCGCACTCCGCCTACGTTCCCTGTCCCGCCCTCTCAGGTTTGTGGCAAAGTTGGGGACATGGACCCTCATGTTGCACACATAAAAGATGAGAAGGACAG GGATCTTCTGTATTCCCGCTTGGCCCCGCGGGTTTCACCTCTTACTACCACACAACGTCTGCCTGTCAGCGAGGAGCGCAGCTCGGCTCGGACCCTTTCCCCTTATCTTGCGATGAGACCAGGAAGTAGCTCGGACATCAAACCTCGCCTGACCCCGGATCATCCTtccaaagtgaaagtgaaagaggAGCCTGAGCTTCTTAGCTTTGAAGTGGGCCGCTCGCCGCTGCCTGGGCTGCACCTGCCTCATCCATCGCCCCCTTTTGAACGGCTGCGTGGGGCTTTTCTTGGAGAGCAGTACCCCAATGCACTGGAAGCCTGGAGAGATGTGTACCGTAGAGCGGACCCTCCTCCTCTTCGCCTCCCCCCTGCCCCTCCACAACGCCTTTACGAGCAGCGAGAAGAGCGGGCTCATATTCTGCGTGAAGACTTTGAACGGGCCCGTATTTATGGTCTACCTACTCATGTGGCAATGCAGCCCGCTCCTCCCTCCATGTTGGGTGCACTATACCCTCACCCAGTGACTGGACTCCTCAGCAAGACCCCTCCAATAAACCTCCTGAGCGCCCCTCCGCCCCTCATCTCCACCTCGCGGCCCGGCTCGCCTCCCCGTAGGGACCTTTACAAGGACAGAGACTGCAGATAG